A region of bacterium DNA encodes the following proteins:
- a CDS encoding sigma-54 dependent transcriptional regulator, whose amino-acid sequence MAKARILVVDDEFHIRDWVAETLRRRNFVVETCEDGHSALDFIAKEEPFDILISDLRMPKMSGLTLLKTVKERYPSMDVVMMTAYGTIADAVTAIKDGAHDFLEKPFPQETLLIRVQKILETRKLRNENYTLKRELGSKSQFDHIIGAAPCMISVFEQLQAIAPTKATVLITGESGTGKELVAREIHMNSPRRNGPFIKVNCAAMPETLMESELFGHEKGAFTGAIKTVEGRFALANGGTLLLDEISEMSVGMQAKLLRVLQEREFEKVGGRETIKIDIRIVATTNRDLKKEIVEKTFREDLYHRLNVCPIHLPPLRERKEDTPLLAGHFMQRYAGEYSKDIRGIQDNAMEQLIQYGWPGNVRELQHKMERAVIMCNEPLISPKHLFLGELDHQPVQTSAQPGTLSDGDAATLREIEKAAIFRALQFNENNRTKTAEALGISIRTLRNKLREYRAEGINLN is encoded by the coding sequence ATGGCCAAGGCTCGCATTCTGGTAGTAGATGATGAGTTTCACATTCGTGATTGGGTGGCAGAAACCCTGCGCCGGCGTAATTTTGTAGTTGAGACTTGTGAAGACGGGCATTCGGCTTTGGATTTCATCGCCAAGGAAGAGCCCTTTGATATTCTGATCAGTGATTTGCGGATGCCCAAGATGTCGGGCTTGACGCTTTTGAAGACGGTGAAGGAACGCTATCCCTCGATGGACGTGGTGATGATGACCGCCTACGGTACGATTGCCGATGCGGTGACCGCCATCAAGGACGGGGCACATGATTTTCTGGAGAAGCCGTTTCCGCAGGAGACCCTGCTGATCCGGGTGCAGAAGATCCTTGAGACCCGCAAACTGCGCAACGAGAACTATACTCTGAAACGGGAATTGGGCTCTAAGTCCCAGTTCGACCATATTATCGGCGCGGCGCCGTGCATGATTTCGGTGTTCGAACAGTTGCAGGCGATTGCTCCGACCAAGGCGACGGTGCTGATTACCGGCGAGAGCGGAACGGGCAAGGAACTGGTGGCGCGGGAGATTCACATGAACAGCCCGCGGCGCAACGGACCGTTTATCAAGGTGAACTGCGCGGCCATGCCTGAGACCCTGATGGAATCGGAGCTGTTCGGCCACGAAAAAGGGGCTTTTACGGGGGCGATCAAGACCGTGGAAGGCCGCTTTGCCCTGGCCAACGGCGGCACACTGCTCTTGGACGAAATCAGCGAGATGAGTGTGGGCATGCAGGCCAAGCTGCTGCGGGTGTTGCAGGAGCGGGAGTTCGAGAAGGTGGGCGGACGGGAGACGATCAAGATCGACATCCGGATCGTGGCCACCACCAACCGTGATCTGAAGAAGGAGATTGTCGAGAAGACGTTCCGCGAGGATTTATATCACCGGCTGAATGTCTGTCCGATTCATCTGCCGCCGCTGCGCGAACGCAAGGAAGACACACCGCTTTTGGCGGGGCATTTCATGCAGCGTTATGCAGGCGAGTACAGCAAGGACATTCGCGGCATTCAGGACAATGCCATGGAGCAGCTTATTCAATACGGCTGGCCGGGCAACGTGCGCGAACTCCAGCATAAGATGGAGCGCGCGGTGATCATGTGCAACGAGCCGTTGATTAGCCCCAAGCATCTGTTCCTCGGAGAACTCGACCATCAGCCGGTGCAGACCTCCGCGCAGCCGGGCACTCTGAGCGACGGCGACGCCGCTACCCTGCGGGAGATCGAAAAGGCCGCGATTTTCCGGGCCTTGCAGTTCAACGAGAACAACCGCACGAAGACGGCTGAAGCCCTGGGAATCTCTATCCGGACGCTCCGCAACAAACTGCGGGAGTACCGGGCGGAAGGGATCAATCTGAACTAA
- a CDS encoding TetR/AcrR family transcriptional regulator, which yields MARKWKRGEERIRELLDAAEKEFLEKGYEGAVIVDIAKRSGVSPALMYRYFPDKADILSSVCDRMFEPLDVFMSSADEQDDAVAALHRFLIDYLSFWERNPRLVEFYFLDRLHTMEDDQRRARYIGAKSGFFVWLHQTLAWGVEENVLGEHNKAALAEALMYAMEGAMIHVAILRDTKVKRAVARIERALLWDVRKG from the coding sequence ATGGCGAGGAAATGGAAGCGAGGGGAAGAGCGGATTCGGGAATTGCTGGATGCGGCGGAGAAGGAGTTTTTGGAGAAGGGGTATGAAGGGGCGGTGATTGTGGACATCGCAAAGCGGTCGGGGGTCAGCCCGGCGCTGATGTACCGGTACTTTCCGGACAAGGCGGATATTTTGTCCTCGGTCTGCGACCGGATGTTTGAGCCGCTGGATGTGTTTATGAGCAGCGCAGATGAGCAGGATGATGCGGTCGCTGCGCTGCACCGCTTTCTGATTGACTACCTGAGCTTTTGGGAGCGCAATCCGCGGCTGGTGGAGTTCTATTTCTTAGACAGACTGCATACCATGGAAGACGATCAGCGCCGCGCACGGTACATCGGAGCGAAGTCAGGGTTCTTTGTCTGGCTCCATCAGACGCTGGCCTGGGGTGTAGAAGAGAATGTGCTGGGGGAGCATAACAAGGCGGCGCTGGCGGAAGCGCTGATGTACGCGATGGAAGGAGCCATGATCCACGTGGCGATCCTGCGGGACACGAAGGTGAAAAGGGCGGTGGCGAGAATTGAGAGAGCGCTGCTTTGGGATGTAAGAAAAGGCTGA
- the flgC gene encoding flagellar basal body rod protein FlgC, giving the protein MDITPLFSGMDTSASGLTAQRKRMNAIAENIANAETTHTKEGGPYRRQQTTLSCDRQFALDLDAQVHSNNKLSREHQSHMPGEDSERALSSFTGVKASVGKDMSQFREVYDPNNPDADENGVVKMPNVDIVEEMTDLISASRAFEANVTAFNATKGMMKKALEL; this is encoded by the coding sequence ATGGATATTACGCCACTTTTTTCCGGGATGGACACCAGTGCCAGCGGCCTTACCGCCCAGCGCAAACGGATGAACGCCATCGCCGAGAACATCGCCAACGCCGAAACGACTCACACCAAAGAAGGCGGTCCCTACCGCCGCCAGCAGACCACGCTTTCCTGCGACCGGCAATTCGCGCTCGACCTTGACGCGCAAGTCCACTCCAACAACAAACTGTCCCGCGAACACCAAAGCCACATGCCGGGCGAAGACTCGGAACGGGCTTTGAGCAGCTTCACCGGAGTGAAGGCGAGCGTCGGCAAAGACATGTCGCAGTTCCGCGAGGTGTATGATCCGAACAATCCTGACGCGGACGAGAACGGCGTGGTGAAAATGCCGAATGTGGATATCGTCGAAGAGATGACGGATCTGATCAGCGCGTCGCGGGCGTTCGAGGCCAACGTTACGGCCTTCAACGCGACCAAGGGAATGATGAAAAAAGCTCTGGAACTGTAA
- the fliE gene encoding flagellar hook-basal body complex protein FliE translates to MPSIDRLPALPKFPTALPDVQQKTPAAQNGSFGETLKSFVSGVNEMQNVSAEKTLQFATGQITDVHEVMAASEEAGISLSLLIEIRNKLLEGYKELSHISV, encoded by the coding sequence ATGCCTTCCATCGACCGCTTACCCGCGCTGCCCAAATTCCCCACCGCTCTGCCCGACGTGCAGCAGAAGACTCCGGCGGCGCAGAACGGGAGCTTCGGCGAGACGCTGAAGTCGTTCGTCTCCGGCGTGAATGAGATGCAGAACGTGTCCGCTGAGAAGACCTTGCAGTTTGCCACCGGGCAGATCACCGACGTGCACGAGGTGATGGCCGCTTCGGAAGAAGCGGGAATTTCGCTGTCGCTGCTGATCGAGATCCGCAACAAACTGCTCGAAGGCTACAAGGAACTGTCGCACATTTCAGTTTAG
- the fliF gene encoding flagellar basal-body MS-ring/collar protein FliF yields the protein MATLFRPFIDLWQRLTLGQRAGLVLALGVVIAIVAGAVSYTTRPVYSTLYTGLNSKDAGQILDKLREKKTPYEVGSDGSTIKVPQEKVSELRLEFAGQGLPRSGEIGYELFDKPMLGMTDFVQQMNYHRAMEGELARTIQELDAVETARVHLVLPSSRLFKEDQKPATASIVLQLKPGAALSPQQAQSIAYMTAYSVEGLDAANITIVDTRGTLLSGKTARNDMAGLSSTQLDVQHSVEAELEQKAMTLLENTLGAGKSQVKVTAKLNWNRVERTTDDYNPDRTATLSEERQESSGKADAGAGNQTSERSVTNYQVPHTVEKYVPEVGNIEKLSASVLVDGNYKVSKDAKGVEQRDYVERSPQEIEKFRSLISAAIGVDRKRGDELTVISFPFAQEENAPPKRTVIPPWPKLIEKILLGIALIGLFLLIRSLINRIGKSVPPLPGSMQAQMALAAGQTPYMLAEGGAALPPGTPGAVAAEASAAAQQLRAATGNGKGEEGGTKVVFHQPNQTVVLEDASPSVETLKYQELLRRTTDYIVQKPDNATQILRSWILDESPEKLSR from the coding sequence ATGGCAACACTCTTTCGACCATTTATAGATTTGTGGCAGCGGCTGACCCTGGGGCAGCGCGCGGGACTTGTGCTGGCGCTGGGCGTCGTGATCGCGATTGTCGCGGGCGCGGTATCCTATACCACGCGTCCCGTATACTCGACGCTTTATACCGGGTTGAACAGCAAGGACGCGGGACAGATCCTCGATAAGCTGCGCGAAAAGAAGACTCCGTACGAAGTCGGTAGCGACGGCTCGACCATCAAAGTCCCGCAGGAGAAGGTCAGCGAACTGCGGCTGGAATTTGCCGGACAGGGACTGCCGCGCTCGGGAGAGATCGGCTACGAACTTTTCGACAAGCCGATGCTGGGCATGACGGACTTCGTGCAGCAGATGAACTATCACCGCGCGATGGAAGGCGAACTGGCGCGGACGATTCAGGAACTGGACGCGGTGGAAACGGCGCGTGTGCATCTCGTGCTGCCGAGCAGCCGGCTCTTCAAAGAGGACCAGAAGCCCGCGACAGCCTCGATTGTGCTGCAACTGAAGCCGGGAGCAGCGCTCTCGCCGCAACAGGCGCAGAGCATCGCCTACATGACGGCGTATTCGGTGGAAGGCCTGGACGCGGCGAATATTACGATTGTGGATACCCGGGGGACGCTGCTTTCGGGCAAGACCGCGCGCAACGATATGGCGGGATTGTCCTCGACGCAGCTCGACGTGCAGCACAGCGTGGAAGCGGAATTGGAACAGAAGGCGATGACGCTGCTGGAAAACACGCTGGGCGCAGGCAAGTCGCAGGTGAAAGTCACCGCCAAGCTGAACTGGAACCGCGTGGAACGGACTACGGATGATTACAATCCTGACCGCACGGCGACCCTGAGCGAAGAGCGGCAGGAGAGTTCCGGCAAGGCGGATGCGGGAGCCGGCAATCAGACCAGTGAACGCAGCGTCACCAACTATCAGGTGCCGCATACGGTTGAAAAGTACGTGCCGGAAGTCGGCAACATCGAAAAGCTGTCTGCGTCCGTGCTGGTGGATGGAAACTATAAAGTATCGAAGGACGCCAAGGGGGTTGAACAGCGCGACTACGTGGAACGCAGCCCGCAGGAGATCGAGAAGTTTCGCTCTCTGATCTCGGCGGCAATTGGCGTAGACCGCAAGCGCGGCGACGAATTGACCGTGATCTCCTTCCCCTTCGCACAGGAAGAAAATGCGCCGCCCAAGCGTACGGTGATACCGCCCTGGCCGAAGCTGATTGAGAAGATTCTGCTGGGCATCGCGCTGATTGGCCTGTTCCTGCTGATTCGCTCGCTGATCAACCGCATTGGCAAGAGTGTCCCGCCGCTTCCGGGAAGCATGCAGGCGCAGATGGCTCTCGCCGCCGGGCAGACACCCTACATGCTGGCTGAAGGCGGGGCGGCGCTGCCTCCGGGAACTCCGGGGGCCGTGGCCGCAGAAGCCAGCGCGGCAGCACAGCAGCTCCGCGCGGCGACGGGCAACGGAAAGGGCGAGGAAGGCGGGACGAAGGTGGTCTTCCATCAGCCCAACCAGACCGTGGTGCTCGAAGACGCCTCACCCAGCGTGGAAACGTTGAAGTATCAAGAGCTGCTGCGGCGAACCACCGATTACATTGTTCAGAAACCCGACAACGCAACACAAATCCTTAGAAGCTGGATTTTAGATGAGTCCCCCGAAAAGCTCTCCCGGTAG
- the fliG gene encoding flagellar motor switch protein FliG, whose product MSPPKSSPGRRLTAIQKAAVLLISVGSEASSSIYKSLQEEEVEEITREVVGLKNVDSETVHEVIDEFYQMMKAQDFVAVGGLNYAEEVLRKSLGEEKAVEILRRIERMMKVKGFNILKNVDANQLLAFIQKEHPQTIAFVLTQLSPTQSATILADLPPELQADVMLRFANMERVAPETIASVEAVLESRIDFSQSASKLGGVRAAAEILNMIGQSAERSILAKINEQAPELATGIKNLMFVFEDITNLDDRSIQRVLKEVDNKELALALKHVSPDVKRRVTSNLSQRASQMIMEEIEYMGPVRLKDVEDAQQRIVDIIRNLEEAGQVVIVGGAKAEEMVE is encoded by the coding sequence ATGAGTCCCCCGAAAAGCTCTCCCGGTAGGCGCCTTACCGCCATTCAAAAGGCCGCTGTGCTGCTGATCTCCGTCGGTTCAGAGGCATCGTCCTCGATATACAAGAGCCTCCAGGAAGAGGAGGTTGAGGAAATCACCCGCGAAGTGGTGGGCCTCAAGAACGTGGACTCGGAGACCGTGCACGAAGTGATCGATGAGTTCTATCAGATGATGAAGGCTCAGGATTTCGTGGCGGTGGGCGGACTGAACTACGCGGAAGAGGTTCTGAGGAAATCACTGGGCGAAGAGAAGGCGGTGGAAATCCTGCGCCGGATCGAACGCATGATGAAGGTCAAGGGTTTCAACATTCTGAAGAATGTGGATGCCAACCAGCTTCTCGCGTTTATCCAGAAGGAGCATCCGCAGACGATCGCCTTCGTGCTGACGCAGCTCAGCCCGACCCAGAGCGCGACGATTCTGGCGGACCTGCCTCCCGAATTGCAGGCCGACGTGATGCTGCGCTTCGCCAATATGGAGCGCGTGGCGCCGGAGACGATTGCATCGGTGGAAGCGGTGCTGGAGTCACGGATCGACTTCTCGCAATCGGCCAGCAAACTGGGCGGTGTGCGGGCGGCGGCGGAAATCCTGAACATGATCGGCCAGTCGGCGGAGCGCTCGATTCTGGCGAAGATCAATGAGCAGGCTCCGGAACTGGCGACAGGGATCAAGAATTTGATGTTCGTGTTCGAAGATATTACCAACCTCGACGACCGCTCGATTCAGCGTGTGCTGAAGGAAGTGGACAACAAGGAACTGGCGCTGGCCCTGAAGCACGTCAGTCCGGACGTCAAGCGGCGTGTCACGTCGAATCTTTCGCAGCGCGCGTCACAGATGATCATGGAAGAAATCGAGTACATGGGCCCGGTGCGGCTCAAGGACGTGGAAGACGCCCAGCAGCGCATCGTGGATATTATCCGCAACCTTGAGGAAGCGGGACAGGTGGTGATCGTCGGCGGCGCGAAGGCCGAAGAGATGGTGGAATAG
- a CDS encoding FliH/SctL family protein, whose translation MQTKKQRIIPAREASHLKAATFRSFDRRPANYYRDMITDEDQAAVQRINEQEFNTRVEQLLAAERQRLSEAQRHESQKQYEAGLKQGRSEAGAEFKRGLELLTEYARVVQAEKLEMAAQAEKNSIELAFLLAEKILGHEVETKPEAVADIARMALEQVLDCSQIELKVNPEDFGYLKTVQKDLEALLSSQAKLELRADKALDRGSCVIETERGVLDARIVSQLATLRTKMNPNAAARA comes from the coding sequence ATGCAGACAAAAAAGCAGCGCATTATCCCTGCCCGCGAGGCGTCGCACTTGAAAGCGGCGACCTTCCGTTCCTTTGATCGCCGTCCGGCGAACTACTACCGTGACATGATCACCGATGAGGATCAGGCCGCCGTTCAGAGGATCAATGAGCAAGAGTTCAACACGCGAGTCGAGCAGTTGCTGGCGGCTGAACGGCAACGGCTGAGCGAGGCGCAGCGCCACGAATCGCAGAAGCAGTACGAGGCGGGCTTGAAGCAGGGGCGTTCGGAGGCGGGCGCGGAGTTCAAGCGGGGACTCGAACTGCTGACAGAATACGCGCGGGTGGTGCAGGCCGAAAAACTGGAGATGGCGGCCCAGGCAGAGAAGAACAGCATCGAACTTGCCTTTCTGCTGGCGGAGAAGATTCTTGGACATGAAGTGGAGACCAAACCGGAAGCCGTGGCGGACATTGCGCGCATGGCGCTCGAACAGGTGCTGGATTGCAGCCAGATTGAGCTGAAGGTGAATCCGGAGGATTTCGGTTACCTGAAGACGGTGCAGAAGGACCTTGAAGCGCTGCTCAGCAGTCAAGCCAAGCTTGAATTGCGTGCGGACAAGGCACTGGACCGAGGCAGTTGTGTCATAGAGACGGAGCGGGGCGTGCTGGACGCGCGGATTGTCAGCCAGTTGGCGACGCTGCGGACAAAGATGAATCCGAACGCCGCGGCGCGGGCATGA
- a CDS encoding FliI/YscN family ATPase, translating to MSAMTLLEMSRKSLLKASPYRTLGRVQRVRGLVIEAQGPRATMGELCTIRSGDHTRLAEVVGFNGHTTLLMALEDLDGLAPGAEVEAQGRALSVPVSKSLLGRVINGLGEPLDSGAPIVTSDYRPLYAAAPHPLKRRRVTRPLSVGVRAIDGLLTLGEGQRVGIFAGSGVGKSVLLGMMSKFTEADVVVIGLIGERGREVKDFIEKYLGPGGMKKTVVVAETSDRWPLLRVKGTMTATTIAEYFRDQGLRVLLLIDSITRVCHALREVGLSLGEPPATRGYPPSVFATLPKLLERAGNGETGSVTGLYTVLVEGDDQTEPVADAVRSILDGHIVLSRKIAARHHYPAIDVLSSISRVMPDVTSKVHGDAAGQLKEWMAVYAEAEDLISIGAYARGSRPEVDRSIERMPLINAFLKQKMDEVAPLPATIQAVSALTGKA from the coding sequence ATGAGCGCTATGACGTTGCTGGAAATGTCGCGCAAATCCCTGTTGAAGGCCTCGCCCTACCGCACACTGGGGCGGGTGCAGCGTGTGCGGGGATTGGTGATTGAAGCCCAGGGACCACGGGCCACGATGGGCGAACTGTGCACGATCCGCTCCGGCGATCACACGCGCCTGGCGGAGGTGGTGGGGTTCAACGGCCACACGACTCTGCTGATGGCGCTGGAAGACCTGGATGGTCTTGCCCCGGGCGCGGAAGTGGAAGCACAGGGACGCGCACTGTCGGTTCCGGTGTCCAAAAGCTTGCTGGGACGGGTGATCAACGGTTTGGGCGAGCCTTTAGACAGCGGTGCGCCGATTGTGACCAGTGACTACCGTCCTCTGTATGCGGCGGCTCCGCATCCGCTCAAACGGCGGCGCGTCACGCGGCCGCTCTCGGTGGGAGTGCGGGCGATTGACGGGTTGCTTACTTTGGGCGAGGGCCAGCGGGTAGGCATCTTTGCCGGGAGCGGAGTGGGGAAGAGCGTGCTGCTGGGCATGATGTCCAAATTTACCGAAGCGGACGTGGTAGTGATCGGGCTGATCGGCGAGCGCGGCCGGGAGGTCAAGGATTTTATCGAGAAGTATCTGGGACCTGGCGGCATGAAGAAGACCGTGGTGGTCGCCGAGACTTCAGACCGCTGGCCGCTCTTGCGGGTGAAGGGGACGATGACCGCCACCACCATTGCCGAGTATTTCCGGGATCAGGGGCTGCGGGTGTTACTGTTGATCGACAGCATTACGCGCGTCTGCCACGCACTGCGGGAAGTGGGATTGTCTTTGGGAGAGCCACCGGCCACACGCGGGTATCCGCCATCGGTATTTGCCACGCTGCCTAAGCTTCTGGAGCGGGCCGGCAACGGCGAAACCGGCAGCGTCACCGGTTTGTATACGGTGCTGGTGGAAGGCGACGACCAGACCGAGCCGGTTGCCGATGCGGTGCGCAGTATTCTTGACGGCCACATTGTGCTGTCGAGGAAAATTGCCGCGCGGCACCATTATCCGGCGATTGATGTGCTTTCGAGCATCAGCCGTGTGATGCCGGATGTGACGAGCAAGGTCCACGGAGATGCGGCAGGGCAATTGAAGGAGTGGATGGCGGTGTATGCCGAGGCGGAAGATTTGATTTCCATCGGAGCCTATGCGCGGGGATCACGGCCCGAGGTGGACCGGTCCATCGAGCGCATGCCGCTGATCAACGCATTTCTGAAGCAGAAGATGGATGAGGTCGCACCGCTGCCGGCGACGATTCAGGCCGTAAGCGCGTTGACGGGAAAAGCATGA
- the fliJ gene encoding flagellar export protein FliJ, giving the protein MKKFTFRLQKVLALREAREKLRLGEFGREQQKLQDEQARLELFQTEREMQIRDTRSVREQPFSAWSQGISTRYMQRIGRVVDFQQTRVQTQEQALEQARHRYTEARRDTRILEMLREKKVDEWTRENLLDEAKVLDEVGSRNSQPEETCQ; this is encoded by the coding sequence ATGAAGAAGTTTACGTTTCGCCTGCAAAAGGTGCTGGCGCTGCGGGAAGCCCGCGAGAAGCTGCGTTTAGGAGAATTTGGCCGGGAGCAGCAGAAATTGCAGGATGAGCAGGCGCGGTTGGAACTTTTCCAGACGGAGCGGGAGATGCAGATCCGCGACACGCGCAGCGTGCGCGAGCAGCCGTTCTCTGCGTGGTCGCAGGGCATCAGTACCCGTTACATGCAGCGGATTGGCCGCGTGGTGGACTTTCAGCAGACCCGGGTGCAGACCCAAGAACAGGCGCTGGAACAGGCGCGGCACCGTTACACCGAAGCGCGGCGGGACACACGAATTCTGGAAATGTTGCGTGAGAAGAAGGTCGATGAATGGACGCGTGAAAATCTGCTGGACGAGGCGAAAGTGCTCGACGAAGTCGGATCGCGCAATTCCCAGCCGGAGGAGACATGTCAATGA